One window from the genome of Bacillus rossius redtenbacheri isolate Brsri chromosome 17, Brsri_v3, whole genome shotgun sequence encodes:
- the LOC134540885 gene encoding adenylate cyclase type 7-like produces MSMARVNVSEHVVVVMARFFVMARFAAMMMRVLQENNRESFQNFRLRVGISHGEVTAGVVGSHKPLYDIWGDAVNMASRMDSTGEPG; encoded by the exons ATGTCGATGGCCAGGGTCAACGTCTCGGAGCACGTAGTGGTCGTCATGGCGCGATTCTTCGTCATGGCGCGGTTCGCCGCCATGATGATGCGTGTCCTCCAAGAGAACAACCGCGAGAGCTTCCAGAACTTCAGGCTCCGAGTGG GTATATCCCACGGGGAGGTGACGGCGGGAGTGGTCGGCTCCCACAAGCCCCTGTACGACATCTGGGGGGACGCCGTCAACATGGCCTCGCGCATGGACTCCACTGGGGAACCAGGTTGA